In a single window of the Sylvia atricapilla isolate bSylAtr1 chromosome 22, bSylAtr1.pri, whole genome shotgun sequence genome:
- the KLHDC7A gene encoding kelch domain-containing protein 7A yields the protein MPQRVPPAWHSDMPLPGKLLLSAAALLLLSLAFRFYRNRSPPPGKIPPGEQQENRDGDGGVRRRRRVDGGDKSGNGLGMRHAALWGERSFPRSEEEEEEEEGEEVGSEQELIPGKAPLGPARTDRELGRELGWKLGIKSAREAGAELRSDPGSGTGNELGKEPGKELGNHPGSKPGSRLGIKPGNNPRRKAGSETGSKLIIKPGTERGSEQASELGNKLGIKSGIELGSEQGSEPGSKLGSELGSEAGIGLGSDPGIRQGSELGSDAPGAEAGARSSPAESDPPSPSSGRSPGLGDARTEGDGCAQSTEQDPAGAGRSREGGSGSLRTLSVTSSLGLLLTASEAGKDTSYSFSSVAKIQVEESFIPERQDTDRDSPRPGLRGKVYDYFVQSVSESVSRRTSLPFVPAGTSRRQAEPQSPGTQRENPALEIPDPSPSTAPQECMESPPEPPSPGGKGSAPGTCPQLPLPDGAPAAGPEPNQAPAAGQVHLGNCCEVLRWAKARQLRALQDSALQVMSRHLLQLLRSPAAYGRLNAGERELLPALRSRGRPRLVVADVPPAEPGHRRGRLCYYDEDGDRWLQLCQLPAEVSGRGCAVCSMFNYLFVVPGWEGAGRARSPSRRVLCYDPLGDSWQDICPLLQARPRCQLVALDGHLYAIGGECLASVERYEPRRDRWALAAALPRDAFAVAHAAAACDGDIYVTGGTLRSLLLRYDARGDGWATSPAVGDEDRTAELVSAHGFLYRFQLRRGAGGTDVTVSRCRAGAGLWYRCGSRPLGEAAALRCAALGGLVHCLGRGFHLRFLADPVSPRFGNKELRPFPEPHGSLLPAVLVLPQGDAEPPRP from the coding sequence ATGCCCCAGCGGGTGCCCCCGGCCTGGCACTCGGACATGCCGCTGCCCGGGAAGCTGCTCCTGTCGGCGGCCgcgctgctgctcctgtccctggcctTCAGGTTTTACAGGAACCGCTCCCCTCCCCCGGGAAAAATCCCGCcgggagagcagcaggaaaaccgggatggggatgggggtgtgaggaggaggaggagggtggatGGAGGGGACAAATCTGGGAATGGCCTCGGGATGCGGCACGCGGCTCTCTGGGGGGAGCGGAGTTTTCCAAggagtgaggaagaggaggaggaggaggaaggagaggaggtgggCTCGGAGCAGGAGCTGATCCCCGGGAAAGCCCCGCTCGGTCCGGCCAGGACGGACAGGGAACTGGGAAGGGAACTGGGATGGAAGTTGGGAATTAAATCAGCAAGGGaagcaggggctgagctgaggAGTGATCCCGGGAGCGGGACGGGAAATGAGCTGGGAAAAGAGCcgggaaaggagctgggaaatcATCCAGGAAGCAAGCCGGGAAGCAGGCTGGGAATCAAGCCGGGAAATAATCCACGGAGAAAGGCAGGAAGTGAGACAGGGAGCAAATTGATAATAAAGCCGGGAACTGAGCGGGGAAGTGAGCAGGCAAGCGAGCTGGGAAATAAACTGGGGATTAAATCAGGAATCGAGCTGGGAAGTGAGCAGGGAAGCGAACCAGGAAGCAAGCTGGGAAGTGAGCTGGGAAGCGAGGCAGGAATCGGGCTGGGAAGTGACCCGGGAATTCGGCAGGGAAGTGAGCTGGGCTCTGACGCCCCCGGGGCCGAGGCCGGAGCCCGGAGCAGCCCCGCGGAGAGCGATCCACCCTCCCCGAGCTCCGGGCGTTCCCCAGGGCTTGGCGATGCCCGGACAGAGGGAGATGGATGTGCCCAGAGCACGGAGCAGGACCCGGCTGGAGCCGGCAGGAGCCGGGAGGGCGGCTCGGGGTCACTCCGGACCCTCAGCGTCAcctccagcctggggctgctgctgacGGCCAGCGAGGCGGGCAAGGACACCTCCTACAGCTTCTCCTCGGTGGCCAAGATCCAGGTGGAGGAGAGCTTCATCCCGGAGCGCCAGGAcacggacagggacagcccccgGCCTGGCCTGCGGGGCAAAGTCTACGACTACTTCGTGCAGTCCGTCTCCGAGTCGGTGTCCAGGAGAACGTCCCTGCCCTTCGTCCCCGCGGGGACATCCCGGCGCCAGGCGGAGCCGCAGAGCCCCGGAACCCAGCGGGAGAACCCAGCTTTGGAAATTCCTGatcccagcccctccacagCTCCACAGGAGTGCATGGAGAGCCCTCCCGAGCCGCCTTCTCCCGGCGGGAAGGGCAGCGCCCCCGGGACGTGCCCCCAGCTCCCGCTGCCCGATGGGGCTCCAGCTGCGGGCCCGGAGCCGAACCAGGCGCCAGCAGCCGGCCAAGTGCATCTGGGGAACTGCTGCGAGGTCCTGCGCTGGGCCAAGGCGCGGCAGCTGCGGGCGCTGCAGGACTCGGCGCTGCAGGTGATGAGCCGgcacctcctgcagctgctgcgCTCCCCGGCCGCCTACGGCCGCCTCAACGCGGGCGAGCGGGAGCTGCTCCCGGCGCTGCGGAGCCGCGGGCGGCCGCGCCTGGTGGTGGCCGATGTCCCCCCGGCCGAGCCCGGCCACCGCCGCGGCCGCCTCTGCTACTACGACGAGGACGGGGACcgctggctgcagctgtgccagctgccgGCCGAGGTGTCGGGGCGGGGCTGCGCCGTGTGCTCCATGTTCAATTACCTGTTCGTGGTGCCCGGCTGGGAGGGCGCGGGCCGGGCGCGGAGCCCCTCCCGCCGCGTGCTCTGCTACGACCCCCTGGGCGACAGCTGGCAGGACATCTGTCCCCTGCTGCAGGCGCGGCCGCGCTGCCAGCTGGTGGCCCTGGACGGTCACCTGTACGCCATCGGCGGCGAGTGCTTGGCCAGCGTGGAGCGCTACGAGCCGCGGCGGGACCGCTGGGCCTTGGCGGCCGCCCTGCCCAGGGACGCCTTCGCCGTGGCCCACGCCGCCGCCGCCTGCGACGGGGACATCTACGTCACCGGGGGCACCCTGCGCTCGCTGCTGCTGCGCTACGACGCCCGCGGGGACGGCTGGGCCACCAGCCCGGCCGTGGGCGACGAGGACAGGACGGCCGAGCTGGTGAGCGCCCACGGCTTTCTGTACCGCTTCCAGCTGCGGCGCGGCGCCGGCGGCACCGATGTCACCGTGTCGCGGTGCCGCGCCGGCGCCGGGCTGTGGTACCGCTGCGGCAGCCGGCCCCTGGGCGAGGCGGCGGCGCTGCGCTGCGCTGCCCTGGGCGGCCTCGTCCACTGCCTGGGCCGCGGCTTCCACCTGCGCTTCCTGGCCGACCCCGTGTCGCCGCGCTTCGGGAACAAGGAGCTGCGGCCCTTCCCGGAGCCCCACGGCAGCCTCCTGCCCGCCGTGCTGGTGCTGCCCCAGGGGGACGCGGAGCCACCGCGGCCCTGA